In Stutzerimonas stutzeri, a genomic segment contains:
- a CDS encoding ATP-binding protein translates to MRSRLLTIALAGILPLALVAGLGLVSIVSEQKHIAQQRSLEVTRLAATAIEIELVRSMNLLQALSQSPLLEEGDLGTFAEMVLRVLPTVPSWHSLLVITPEGEVVQRVSLHNSPGSKVIAEPGSFIEMLSTGEPQIGNMAQGPRGSWGIPLRVPVHAGEDIRYILTTVLDPEAIADVINNRRLPKGWVTTVLDAGGSRIARSQHHIETLGQPASPTLAKLLEEDKAEEGMGLTETIEGASVFTAFVRLFPSRWVVATGVPTDDVQAGAVRAFTFYGGGLLLSLLFAVAAALFATRRINVPMRQLRRAAQAIGRGQSVLQAPESEIEEVREVGRALAAAAQARQESEAERDSMLARLELAQQDLTEQVSDLESLQALGNRLLQLPTLDDQLQAIVEVLCELHGAEHGLLAIREGNSSLCIHASKGFSASSLLLLKNQSLEGSVDGAAVLEGRRVTVADAEGDPRFVELVPIACAEGFRSVHATPIRHSDGSVLGALSVQLVDRRFPTEREVRLADLAAGLAAVFIDRARAQTKAGMFEQRLRVALDSSSVPFSILSTLHDAAGQATDFLLAFINPTGAAFLRGTVTELTGRRLTDVLGPNANSQVLETLVAVATYKQPHDLELRSTAFGGDRWVRLVATPYEQSIAVWFADVTQAKQQEQAILDADRRKDEFLATLAHELRNPLAPIRLAAGLFGSPGASEAQKQRSQQIIERQVRHMALLLDDLFDISRITLGKLVLRKESLDLGAVIEAAVETARAKIEAKQHELIVEVPAQPILLEADPLRLEQILVNLLNNAAKFTAPGGRIRISATLMGDTAMISVIDNGLGIACEHLQLIFERFAQIPTSRSQVNSGLGIGLALARGLANLHGGDIRVSSAGLGQGAEFRLILPTLVLSPSDEQRADAGKVTVHARRVLVADDNRDIAETMAEVLRLEGHEVHLAFDGSEAFERYQQLQPEVVLLDIGMPGLRGDEVARMIRAQPAGPHVRLVAITGWGQPSDKANALAAGFDVHMTKPVDINRLISLVGA, encoded by the coding sequence TTGCGCAGCCGTCTGCTGACCATCGCGCTTGCCGGAATCCTGCCCCTGGCACTGGTCGCCGGTCTGGGTCTGGTATCGATCGTCAGCGAGCAGAAGCATATAGCTCAGCAACGCAGCCTTGAAGTAACGCGCCTGGCCGCTACTGCAATCGAGATCGAGCTGGTGCGCTCTATGAACTTGCTGCAGGCATTGTCGCAATCACCCTTGCTGGAGGAAGGCGACTTAGGAACCTTTGCCGAGATGGTTTTGCGCGTATTGCCGACGGTTCCCAGCTGGCATTCGCTGCTGGTCATCACGCCGGAGGGCGAGGTCGTTCAGCGCGTTTCGTTGCATAACTCGCCCGGATCGAAAGTGATAGCGGAACCTGGCAGCTTCATTGAAATGCTTAGCACGGGAGAGCCGCAGATTGGCAACATGGCGCAAGGGCCTCGTGGCTCGTGGGGCATTCCTTTGCGCGTACCGGTACATGCTGGCGAGGATATCCGCTACATCCTGACGACGGTGCTCGACCCCGAAGCCATCGCTGACGTCATTAACAACAGGCGGTTGCCGAAGGGTTGGGTGACCACTGTGCTGGATGCCGGTGGTTCCCGTATCGCCAGGTCTCAACACCATATCGAGACCCTGGGACAGCCTGCTTCTCCAACCCTGGCGAAGTTGCTGGAGGAGGACAAGGCAGAAGAAGGCATGGGCCTGACGGAGACTATCGAGGGTGCGTCTGTCTTCACTGCGTTCGTGCGGTTGTTTCCTTCAAGATGGGTGGTGGCGACCGGGGTCCCCACCGACGATGTTCAGGCCGGTGCCGTCAGAGCCTTTACGTTTTACGGCGGGGGGCTGCTGCTCTCTCTGTTGTTTGCGGTCGCTGCGGCGCTGTTCGCGACGCGGCGGATCAATGTACCGATGCGTCAGTTGCGTCGGGCGGCGCAGGCCATCGGTCGAGGCCAGTCGGTGCTTCAGGCGCCGGAGAGCGAGATCGAGGAAGTGCGCGAGGTGGGACGGGCGCTCGCTGCCGCAGCGCAGGCGCGCCAGGAGAGCGAAGCCGAGCGTGACAGCATGTTGGCGCGCCTGGAACTGGCTCAGCAGGATCTCACGGAGCAGGTCAGCGATCTGGAATCACTGCAGGCACTCGGCAACCGATTGCTGCAATTGCCGACACTGGACGATCAACTGCAGGCAATCGTTGAGGTGCTGTGTGAGTTGCATGGTGCCGAGCACGGCTTGCTGGCGATCAGGGAAGGAAATTCTTCGTTGTGCATTCATGCGTCGAAAGGCTTTTCAGCTTCATCGCTGCTGCTGTTGAAAAACCAATCGCTTGAGGGCAGCGTGGATGGAGCCGCTGTCCTGGAAGGCCGTCGAGTGACCGTCGCGGATGCCGAAGGCGATCCACGTTTTGTCGAGCTCGTCCCGATAGCCTGTGCCGAGGGTTTCCGCTCGGTGCATGCCACGCCCATCAGGCACAGTGATGGTAGTGTCCTCGGGGCGTTGTCCGTGCAGCTGGTGGATAGACGGTTCCCCACTGAGCGCGAAGTGCGCCTGGCCGATCTCGCGGCGGGGCTCGCCGCCGTCTTCATCGATCGGGCACGCGCCCAGACCAAAGCCGGCATGTTCGAGCAGCGTCTACGGGTTGCATTGGATTCGTCCTCGGTGCCGTTCAGTATTCTTTCTACGCTGCACGATGCGGCAGGGCAGGCGACGGATTTTCTGCTGGCCTTCATCAACCCGACGGGAGCCGCCTTCCTGCGCGGAACGGTGACGGAACTGACCGGCCGTCGTCTGACCGACGTGCTGGGCCCCAACGCCAACTCCCAGGTTCTGGAAACGCTGGTGGCGGTGGCGACTTATAAACAACCGCATGACTTGGAATTGCGCAGCACCGCGTTCGGCGGCGATCGCTGGGTACGTCTGGTCGCAACACCATATGAGCAGAGCATTGCCGTCTGGTTCGCCGACGTGACGCAAGCCAAGCAGCAGGAGCAAGCCATCCTGGACGCTGACCGGCGCAAGGATGAATTCCTCGCGACATTGGCTCATGAACTGCGCAACCCGCTCGCACCGATACGCCTGGCGGCGGGCCTTTTCGGATCACCCGGCGCGTCCGAAGCGCAGAAGCAGCGCAGCCAACAGATCATCGAGCGGCAGGTGCGGCACATGGCGTTGCTGTTGGACGACCTGTTCGATATTTCGCGTATCACTCTCGGCAAGCTGGTGCTGCGCAAGGAGTCGCTGGATCTGGGCGCGGTCATCGAGGCGGCGGTCGAGACCGCTCGCGCCAAGATCGAGGCGAAACAGCATGAGCTGATCGTGGAGGTGCCGGCGCAGCCGATCCTGCTGGAAGCCGATCCGCTTCGGCTCGAACAGATACTTGTTAACCTGCTCAACAATGCGGCCAAGTTCACCGCGCCGGGCGGACGGATTCGTATCAGCGCCACACTGATGGGCGACACGGCCATGATTTCAGTGATCGATAACGGCCTGGGTATCGCTTGCGAACACCTCCAGCTGATTTTCGAACGTTTCGCGCAGATCCCCACGAGCCGATCCCAGGTCAATTCCGGTCTGGGTATTGGTCTGGCCCTGGCCAGGGGTTTGGCCAATCTTCATGGTGGCGACATTCGCGTCAGTAGTGCGGGGCTGGGGCAGGGCGCTGAGTTCCGACTGATCCTGCCGACACTCGTGTTGTCGCCGAGCGACGAACAACGTGCGGACGCCGGCAAGGTTACGGTCCATGCGCGGCGGGTCCTCGTCGCGGATGACAACCGGGATATCGCCGAAACCATGGCTGAAGTCCTTCGGCTGGAAGGCCACGAGGTGCATCTGGCCTTCGACGGAAGTGAAGCCTTCGAGCGCTATCAGCAGCTCCAGCCGGAAGTGGTCTTGCTGGATATCGGTATGCCTGGCCTGCGCGGCGATGAGGTGGCGCGGATGATCCGTGCACAGCCCGCGGGGCCCCACGTTCGGCTGGTGGCGATTACCGGCTGGGGACAGCCGAGCGACAAGGCGAATGCTCTGGCGGCCGGGTTCGACGTGCACATGACCAAGCCCGTCGATATCAACCGGCTGATTTCCCTAGTGGGCGCTTGA
- a CDS encoding D-amino acid dehydrogenase — MKTIAVIGGGITGITTAYALAKRGFAVTLFEKHRYAAMETSFANGGQLSASNAEVWNHWSTLLKGLKWMLRSDAPLLVNPKPSWHKLSWFAEFIGAIPQYRHNTIETARLAIAAREHLFAWAEEEGIDFDLKKAGILHIYRDKAGFDHAGKVSKLLAQGGLPRRSVTPDEMRAIEPTLAGQYYGGYYTECDSTGDIHLFTNGLAAAAVRLGVECRYGQDVKGVTTDGGHASVILGKPGGDETLQFDGMVICAGTASRALAAQLGDRVNIYPVKGYSITVNLNDQASRAAAPTVSLLDDETKLVTSRLGDNRLRVAGTAEFNGYNRDIRADRIRPLVDWVAECFPGVSTQSVVPWAGLRPMMPNMMPKVGRGSSACVFYNTGHGHLGWTLSAITADMIGDVVSQAMGTTAAPIAVTPQPAHA, encoded by the coding sequence ATGAAAACGATCGCTGTCATTGGTGGCGGTATTACCGGCATCACTACCGCCTATGCGCTGGCCAAACGCGGTTTCGCCGTTACCCTGTTCGAAAAGCATCGCTACGCAGCGATGGAAACCTCCTTCGCCAACGGCGGCCAACTCTCGGCGTCGAATGCCGAGGTCTGGAATCATTGGTCGACCCTCCTCAAGGGGTTGAAGTGGATGCTCAGGAGCGATGCGCCTCTGCTGGTCAATCCCAAGCCCAGCTGGCACAAACTGTCATGGTTCGCCGAGTTCATTGGTGCCATTCCGCAATATCGCCACAACACCATCGAAACCGCGCGTCTGGCCATCGCCGCCCGCGAGCACCTGTTCGCCTGGGCGGAAGAAGAGGGCATCGACTTCGACCTGAAGAAGGCCGGCATCCTGCACATCTACCGCGACAAGGCTGGCTTCGATCACGCCGGCAAGGTATCCAAATTGCTGGCCCAGGGCGGCCTGCCGCGCCGCAGCGTGACACCGGACGAGATGCGTGCCATCGAACCGACGCTTGCGGGGCAATACTACGGTGGCTATTACACCGAGTGCGATTCCACCGGCGACATTCACCTATTCACCAACGGCCTGGCGGCGGCAGCCGTTCGCCTCGGTGTCGAGTGCCGGTATGGCCAGGATGTGAAAGGCGTGACGACAGATGGCGGGCACGCCAGCGTCATTCTCGGCAAGCCAGGCGGAGACGAAACCCTGCAGTTCGATGGCATGGTGATTTGTGCCGGTACGGCTAGCCGGGCGCTGGCTGCGCAGTTGGGCGATCGGGTGAACATCTATCCGGTGAAGGGCTATTCGATCACCGTCAATCTCAACGATCAGGCCAGCCGTGCTGCCGCGCCGACCGTGAGCCTGCTGGACGATGAAACCAAGCTGGTCACCAGCCGCCTTGGCGACAACCGTTTGCGTGTGGCCGGTACGGCCGAGTTCAATGGCTACAACCGCGATATCCGGGCTGATCGGATCCGCCCCTTGGTGGATTGGGTCGCCGAGTGTTTCCCCGGCGTCAGCACCCAGAGCGTGGTGCCCTGGGCCGGGCTGCGTCCTATGATGCCGAACATGATGCCCAAGGTCGGCCGCGGCAGCTCGGCGTGTGTGTTCTACAACACCGGCCATGGCCACCTCGGCTGGACCTTGAGCGCGATCACCGCGGACATGATCGGCGATGTGGTGAGCCAGGCGATGGGCACGACCGCAGCGCCCATTGCTGTTACGCCGCAGCCGGCCCACGCGTAG
- a CDS encoding PAS domain-containing protein has product MTAEVNAAHEAIGPSVFPIGGGELGALIRAHDWSGTELGPPDQWPQSLKTVTAMLLLSPVPMVLLWGHQGIMLYNDAYSVFAAARHPQLLGSEVRKGWPEVADFNDNVMKVCLAGGTLAYKDQELTLHRNGRPEQVWMNLDYSPVLGETGHPAGVVAFVVETTERVRAERRLLAEKDRLTRLFEQAPGIMAMLGGPEHRYEMANPAYANLVGNRNLLGLTVREALPEIARQGFVELLDQVYQTGEAYVGNSVAMTIQHTPGETEEMFILDFVFQPVIQTDGTVSGIFMQGHDVTQRALAERRIRFLDALGKAIAPSTDADTILATTTRALGEHFGVSVCAYADMDPDENGFTIRGNWAAPGSRSIIGRYRLADFGQLALTNLQAGRPLVLNDNRQLPAHEAATFLALDLAATVCMPLTKEGKLTALMAIHANTPRVWKVEELALLTEVTERSWAHIERVRSEATVRLAEQRFRQELERQVAERTAALAQSEAQIRTVAASSHLYQWLLSTEGAILYANPTSLAGIGNQRETVVGMAFSDAPWFAATPGMHSTVMDCVATAARGGSESLSMRLQLPSGVRSFDFSIRPVLDEDGRVVGIVPEAVDSTARVEAEQALQQAQKMEALGNLTGGIAHDFNNLLTAVMGNLELLRKRVPADSPLLRLIDNARIGAERGASLTRRMLAFARKQDLLAERIQPGKLIEEMTELLERSLDPTVIIETRVQANLPDIEADPSQLQTALLNLGLNARDAIGGHGRIVISAQSASIDSEHGLAAGTYLCLSVADEGEGMNEATLQRAIEPFYTTKGVGKGTGLGLSIVHGFAEQSGGKLLLRSEVGTGTTAQIWLPAAVGDGPAAIATQATEQGAGQRPGLNILAVDDDVLVLFNTAEMLRDEGHQVTTVHSAAQALDHLRETRFDLLITDHAMPKMTGAQLALEVQSLQPSLPVLLVSGYAEFPAGTAAQQLPLLAKPFSQAALLQAVATVTRRDALI; this is encoded by the coding sequence TTGTCACCAGTGCCCATGGTGCTCCTCTGGGGCCACCAGGGCATCATGCTCTACAACGACGCCTATTCGGTGTTCGCCGCGGCGCGACATCCGCAGCTGCTCGGCTCGGAGGTCCGCAAGGGCTGGCCTGAAGTGGCGGACTTCAACGACAACGTCATGAAGGTCTGCCTGGCGGGCGGCACCCTTGCCTACAAGGATCAGGAACTTACCCTGCACCGCAACGGACGCCCGGAACAGGTCTGGATGAACCTCGATTACTCGCCCGTGCTGGGCGAGACGGGACACCCGGCCGGAGTGGTCGCCTTCGTGGTGGAAACCACCGAGCGCGTCAGGGCCGAGCGTCGGTTGTTGGCCGAAAAGGACCGGCTTACCCGCCTGTTCGAGCAGGCACCCGGCATCATGGCGATGCTGGGCGGCCCGGAACATCGCTATGAAATGGCCAACCCGGCCTACGCCAACCTTGTCGGAAACCGGAATCTGCTCGGTTTGACCGTTCGCGAGGCGCTTCCCGAGATCGCCCGGCAGGGCTTTGTCGAGCTGCTCGATCAGGTTTACCAGACGGGTGAGGCCTACGTTGGCAACTCAGTGGCAATGACCATTCAGCACACCCCGGGCGAAACTGAGGAGATGTTCATCCTCGACTTCGTCTTCCAGCCTGTGATCCAGACCGACGGCACCGTCAGCGGCATTTTCATGCAGGGCCACGATGTAACCCAGCGGGCCCTGGCCGAGCGGCGCATACGTTTTCTCGATGCACTGGGCAAAGCCATCGCGCCCAGCACTGACGCCGATACGATTCTGGCGACCACTACCCGAGCGCTGGGCGAGCATTTCGGGGTGTCGGTCTGCGCCTATGCCGACATGGATCCGGATGAGAACGGCTTCACCATCAGAGGCAACTGGGCTGCACCCGGCTCCAGGAGCATCATCGGCCGCTACCGCCTCGCGGACTTCGGTCAGCTTGCACTGACCAACCTGCAGGCCGGTCGGCCACTGGTGCTCAACGACAACAGGCAACTGCCGGCCCATGAGGCGGCGACCTTTTTGGCACTCGACCTGGCGGCCACGGTCTGCATGCCGCTGACCAAGGAAGGCAAGCTGACCGCGCTCATGGCGATCCACGCCAATACCCCTCGAGTCTGGAAAGTCGAGGAGCTGGCCCTGCTCACCGAGGTGACCGAGCGCTCGTGGGCACATATCGAGCGGGTTCGTTCCGAAGCGACAGTAAGGCTGGCCGAACAGCGATTTCGCCAGGAACTCGAACGTCAGGTTGCCGAACGCACAGCGGCACTGGCCCAAAGCGAAGCACAGATACGCACCGTGGCGGCGAGCTCGCACCTGTATCAATGGTTACTGAGCACTGAAGGCGCCATCCTCTACGCCAACCCGACGTCGCTGGCCGGTATCGGCAATCAACGCGAGACGGTGGTCGGCATGGCGTTTTCGGACGCGCCCTGGTTTGCCGCCACGCCAGGTATGCATTCGACCGTCATGGACTGCGTCGCAACCGCAGCCAGAGGCGGCAGCGAGAGCTTGAGCATGCGGCTGCAGCTGCCCTCCGGCGTGCGTTCGTTCGACTTCTCCATCAGGCCGGTTCTCGACGAGGACGGTCGCGTGGTCGGCATCGTCCCGGAGGCGGTGGACAGCACCGCACGGGTCGAAGCCGAGCAAGCCCTGCAACAGGCGCAGAAGATGGAAGCGTTGGGCAACCTGACCGGTGGTATCGCCCATGACTTCAACAACCTGCTGACCGCGGTAATGGGCAACCTGGAGTTGCTACGCAAGCGCGTCCCGGCCGACTCGCCATTGCTTCGGCTGATCGACAATGCACGCATCGGTGCCGAGCGCGGTGCATCGCTGACACGCCGTATGCTGGCATTCGCCCGCAAACAGGACCTGCTCGCCGAGCGGATTCAACCTGGCAAACTGATCGAAGAGATGACCGAACTGCTGGAGCGCTCGCTCGATCCGACCGTGATCATCGAAACCCGCGTCCAAGCGAATCTGCCAGACATCGAAGCCGACCCCAGCCAGCTGCAGACGGCCCTGCTCAACCTTGGCTTGAATGCCCGCGATGCGATCGGCGGACATGGCCGCATCGTCATCAGCGCCCAAAGCGCGAGCATCGACAGCGAGCACGGATTGGCCGCAGGAACGTACCTGTGCCTCTCCGTGGCTGACGAAGGCGAAGGCATGAACGAAGCCACACTGCAACGCGCCATTGAACCTTTCTACACCACCAAAGGCGTCGGCAAGGGCACCGGCCTCGGATTGTCCATCGTGCATGGTTTCGCCGAGCAATCTGGGGGCAAGCTCCTGCTGCGCAGCGAGGTCGGCACCGGCACCACCGCACAGATCTGGCTGCCCGCAGCGGTGGGCGACGGCCCCGCTGCAATCGCCACGCAGGCGACCGAGCAAGGGGCTGGACAACGTCCAGGGCTGAACATTCTCGCTGTCGATGACGACGTGCTCGTCTTGTTCAATACCGCGGAAATGCTACGAGACGAAGGCCATCAGGTGACCACCGTGCACTCAGCTGCGCAGGCCCTCGATCACCTTCGCGAGACTCGCTTCGATCTGCTTATCACCGACCATGCCATGCCGAAGATGACCGGCGCGCAGCTGGCGCTGGAAGTCCAAAGCCTGCAACCGAGCCTGCCGGTTCTGCTCGTCAGCGGTTACGCGGAGTTTCCCGCTGGGACGGCTGCCCAACAATTACCCTTACTGGCCAAGCCGTTTTCGCAGGCTGCCCTGCTCCAGGCCGTCGCAACGGTCACCCGCCGCGATGCCCTGATCTGA